Within Pelotomaculum schinkii, the genomic segment GGAATAAACTCACCTTGTGCGCGACCTATGACTCAATAAGCTCATATTCGTCCACAACAATTCTATTCGACCTCCGGGGTAGTACCATATGCCTGATGCAGCGCAGCTATTCCCGGGTAAGTTGTCCACACCGCCGGCGGCGCCGCGTATTATGAAAACACCACACCTGCATTTGAGCAACAGTGCAGCGGCCTGGTTACCTGACAAGTTCGTCAACACAGTCGATGATATCCTCCAGAGCGCGGGTTTTGCCCATCTTTCTGCTGGCTTCAGCCATGGCCGCCAGTTTGCCCCTGTCCTCCAGGAGCCCGGCGATCCTAGTGCAAAGCAAGTCCCCGCTCACTTTGCGATCCAAAAACATAAGCGCGGCTCCCTCTTTTTCAAGGGCCAGGGCGTTATGTTCCTGGTGATTTTCAGCCGCAAAAGGATAGGGGACCAGGATCGAAGGAATACCCAGGGCAGTAATTTCCGCACAGGTGGCAGCGCCTGCCCTGCTGATAACCAGGCCTGCCGCCGCCAGAGCATCCTGCATGCTGTAGAGGTAAGATATAATGGTAACATTCCCAGTTTTAGCCAGGTCTATACCTTTAGCGGCGCAGTCCTCCAGGAACTCCTCGTATCCCGCGCTCCCGGTTACGTGCAGGATGCTTAGCCGCGGATCTCCACCGAACTGTTTGATTACATCAACCATAGCTTTATTGAGAGTGCGGGCGCCGCGACTGCCGCCAAAGGAGAAGAGCAGAAAACGATCGGCGCCGATGCCCAACTTCTTCAGGCCTTCCGGCCTGGTTGCGCGCAATATTTCCGGTCGAACAGGCAGGCCGGTAAGAATCACCTTATGAGACCGGGGAAAATATTTAACAGATTCTTTAAAGGTAACCGCCACCCGGTCCACAAACCTGGCCAGGATACGGTTGGTTACCCCGGGCAGCGCGTTTTGCTCGTGAATTAAAGTCGGTATTCTACTTAAGGCAGCTGCCAGGACCACCGGCCCGCAGACATAGCCGCCGGTACCGATTACCACATCCGGCTTCCAGTTGCGCAAGGTCCTGGCCGCCTGCCAGAAACCGAGCCCGGTCCGCCATAACACCAGAAAATTCCGCATTGAGAGTTTCCGCTCCAGCCCGGCCCCCGCCAAACCTTTAAAAGGAAGCCCCTCCTTGGGAACGATATCCGCCTCCATGCCCTGGTTATTTCCGACATAGAGGATTTCCGCCTCCGGATGTCTTTCTTTAAGCCCCCGGGCAATAGCCAGGGCGGGGTAGATATGACCGCCGGTGCCCCCGCCCGCAACAACAATTCGCAATGTTTTCACCACCCGCGCCGTCATCTTGCCCTGCTGAACTTGGAAATATTAAGAAGAATGCCCACCCCTGTCATGGTGAACAGCAGGGAGGTGCCGCCAGAACTGATAAAGGGAAGGGGGATACCGGTAACAGGCAGTGACCCGGTTACCACTCCTATATTAATGATGGCCTGGACTCCCACCCAGGCAGTAATACCGGTTGCCAGCAAACAGGCAAAAGGGTCCTGGGAAGTCACTGCAATTTTCAAGCCTCTCCATACAAACAAAGTAAATAGTATGATTACCAGGGCAGCTCCGATAAAGCCAAGTTCTTCAGCGGTGATGGCAAAGATAAAGTCGGTGTGGTTCTCGGGCAGGTAGAGAAACTTCTGTTTGCTCTGGCCCAGGCCCAGTCCGAACAGGCCTCCGGAGCCGATGGCATAGAGCCCCTGAATAATATGGAAGCCGTCGCCCTGGGGGTCCGCCCAGGGATCCAAAAAGGCCAGAAAGCGCTTCAACCGGTAGGGCTCCATAATAATCAACAAGCCAACGGCGGCAAGGCCGGCCAGCCCGATGCCGCCCAGGTGAGACATTCTGGCGCCGGCGGCAAAAATCATGACAAATACAATACCGCCCAGTGAAATGGTGGTACCCAGATCGGGCTGCAGCATGATCAGGATTGCTGCCAGCCCCAAAACACACATGTAAGGCAGGACCCCTTTGCTGAACTGCTTGACCCGTTCCTTTTGTCGTGACAAGCCATAGGCCGTGAAGAGGATGACGCTGAGCTTGACCAGTTCGGCCGGGGCAAAAGGCAGCGGTCCTATACCAATCCAGCGGCGGGAACCGTTAACCTCGCGGCCAATCCCGGGGACCAGGACCAGAGCCAGCATGATAAAGGAGACGACCATAAAAGGGATCACGTACTGCTTGAGCCGTTGGTAGTCATAATTTGACATGATATACATGGCGGTCAAGCCCAGCAAGGCCCATAACAATTGCCGCTTAAAGAAATAAAAGCTGTCATTATAATAAATCAGGGTACTGTACTCGCTGGCGCTAAAAACCATAATAACACCAAGGCTCACCAGACTCAATACCGTTAAAAAAAGAAGAAAATCCGCCGAACTTTTTTTAGGCCGCATGCTTCCTTAAGCCCCCTTCCCCTTTTCGTTTCCGCTCAGGTCCCAAATATTACCTATTTAAAACCCAATACGACCTCCTTGAACAGGTCCCCTCTTTCTTCAAAGCTCTTAAACATATCCCAGCTGGCACAGGCCGGCGATAAAAGAACAATCTCGCCGGGCCTGGCTGCCTGGTGGGCCAGGACCACAGCATCCTTAAAGTCATTCGCATAGAGAATGTTGTCAAAACCCCTGGCTCTGGCAGCATCAGCGATAGCCCCCGCGCTTTGCCCCAGTACCACCAGCACTCTGGCCCGTTCCTTGACTTTTTCAGCGAAGCTGCCGAAATCGCTGCCTTTGTTTTTCCCCCCCGCAATCAGCACGATCTTTTCCGGGTAGGCTTCAAGCGCCTTGATCGAGGCATCGGGATTGGTACCTTTGGAGTCATTAATGTAACGTACCCCATTGATGTCGGCAACGAATTCCAGGCGGTGGGCAACTCCCTTAAACGTTTTCAAAGTATGTGCCAGGGAAGTGGTCGCCACCCCCAGAGACTTGGCCGCGGCAACCGCCGCCAGGGCGTTTTCAAGGTTATGAGCGCCGGGGATGCCAAGTTCATCCTGCCCGCAGATATACTCCTCGACCTCGCCAAGCCTGGCTGTGATTCGACCTTCTTTTACGTAAACACCCTCCGGAACCGCTGTGCGCCGGCTGAAAAAGATCACCCGGGCGCGGGTACTGCCGGCCAGGGCCGCCGTTCGCGGGTCATCGTAATTTAATACTGTAAAGTCGCCCGCTTCCTGGTTCGCAAATATTTTGGCTTTGGCGTCCACGTACCCTTCCATCGTTATGTGGCGGTCAAGGTGGTCGGGGGTGATGTTAAGAACCAGCGCCACCTTAGGCTTAAAAGTATTTGTAGTTTCCAGCTGGAAGCTTGATACTTCAGCCACGATCATATCCTTCGGACCGTAACGCTCCACCTCCGTAACCAGGGGCGTACCGATATTCCCCCCCACCAGTGTGTTTTTGCCTGCATTTCTAAAGATTTCACCGAGCAAGGTGGTAGTGGTCGTTTTGCCGTTTGTTCCTGTAACAGCAACCAGCGGCGCACTGCTGAAACGGTAAGCCAGTTCCAGTTCTCCGGTCAACTCAATGCCATGCTCTAACGCCAACCGGGCAGGCTCTACCGTCAGAGGGACACCTGGACTCATAACCACCAGGTCAAAGCTTTCCCGCTTAACTTCCGGGTATCCTCCCAGGGAAAGATTCACCCCGGCTGCGGCCAGCCGGTTCAGTTCCCCTCCCGGGTAAGCCGGATTAAAAGAATCGGCCAGCACCACTGCGGCGCCTTTATTTGTCAGGAAATGAGCAACCGCAAGACCGCTTTTTCCTGCGCCAACCACCAAAACCCGTTTATCTTTAAGCTCCATTTAATATCGCCTCTCAGATTATATGATAAATGCTGAATTTATTGCTGTTTATAGTAAAGTATTTGCTGATCATTGTTAACTGGTTCTCGAAAAGCCTTATGCGTAGTGGTCTTGGGGTTATCCTCCGCTCGCTTCGCAATTCTCCATTTGTGAAACAAAACATCATGCCAACCGCATCTGCAGACAGCCATCCGGTAGCTACGCGCTATTTAAGCTTTTCTGCAAGCTACGCACGCGCTAAGGAACGCACCCAGGTGCTCCGCTCGCTCCGGAAAACCCCAAGCCCGCAAGTCAAGCCTTTTTGAGCAATACTCTTAGACAGGCGAGACAAATTATGTGAAATATGTCTCCCCATTGTCAAACCCTGGTCTAGGGTGAGCCTAGCCTGTACAACCCGGCCAGTCCAGTTATCCCCAATAGCAGTGTTATCACCCAGAAAGTCAGCACCACTCTGTTTTCACTCCAGCCGCCGAGTTCAAAATGGTGGTGTAGCGGGCTCATCCGGAAAATCCTGCGGCCCGTGGTCTGGAAGGAAATAACCTGGATGATCACTGAGAGTACTTCAACCACAAAAATCCCGCCGATAATCACAAAGAAAAGCTCGCTCCGGGTGACTACCGCCGCAGCGCCCAGCCCCCCGCCCAAAGCCAGGGAACCGGTGTCACCCATGAATACCCTGGCTGGATGGCGGTTGTAGAATAAAAAGCCCAGGCAACCGCCGGACAATGCCGCCATAACTGCCGCCACCCCGTATTTGTCAACCTTTAAGGCAATCAACATCATTGCCGCTGCCGCTAAAAGGCTCGTACCTGCCGCCAGCCCGTCCAGCCCGTCAGTCAAGTTGACTGCATTAGCCGTTCCGACCACAACCAGCAGGGTGAAGGCCAAAAAGGGCCACCAGCCCAGTTCCAACTGGATACCCCCGGACATGAAATAACCTGAAAACGGCAATACCAGGGCCGTACCCCGGTCCCACCAAAAGACAACCCCATAAGCCAGAAGCACTGCCAGGATTATTTGCCCCAGCAGCTTTTCCCTTGCTCTTAAGCCCAGTGACCTCCTCAGTACTATCTTAATATAATCATCAAGAAAACCGATTAGACCATAGCCCAGAGTTATCGCCAACACAACCAGGGCATCGACCCGCTCCGGCGCTATTAGAAGAACCGCGACAAAAATTCCCGCCAGAAAAATAATCCCGCCCATAGTCGGCGTACCTGCTTTTTGCAAGTGCCTGGAAGGCCCGTCCGAGCGGATGTTCTGGCCAAACTTCAGCCTTTTGAGCCAGGGGATCAGCAGCAAGCCCATAGCCAGTGTAACAACCAGGGCGATGGCGAACGCCTTCCCTAAAAATTCCATTGATGCCTCCATGCTTAATTGTCGGTAATAATTGGAGCTCCTGGTCCGGATAAGCTCTGGGAGCGTTCCAAAAGGCGCTGGACAAACCTCTCCATTTTCATGCCTCTGGAACCCTTGACCAGAACCACATCCCCTTCCTGCAGCAGCCCTTCCAGTATTTTCACCGCGCTATCGTAATCCTGGCGCCGGAAAACCTTTTCCGGCGGGAAACCGGCGTCGACCGCTCCCTCTCCAATATGGCCGGCGAGTTCTCCTACAGTTATAAGATAGTCCAGGCCCAGCGCGGCGGCAGTTTCTCCCACCTCACGGTGGCCTCCCCGGGCCCGCGCGCCAAGTTCCAGCATGGACCCCAGCACAGCTACCGTGCGGCGGCCTCCGGCCAAATCCTTCAATACACCCAGGGCCGCCCTGGTTGATGCCGGGCTGGCGTTATAGGCGTCATTGATTATTTTAAGGCTGCCGCCTTCAATGACCTCCAGCCGCATTCCGGTCAGAGTTACTGAAGATAGACCACCGGCAATCTCCTCCACTGTAAGGCCCATTTCCAGGCCTACGCCAATTGCGGCCAGCGCGTTCATTACATTATGCCGGCCGGGCAGCGGCAGGTAAAACTCCCGGGTCTGACCGCCAATAACGGCGTTAAAACGGCTTCCCGTACCTTCGGCCCTAATATTTTCGCCTCTGATCTCAGCAGGTTGGTCAATCCCATAATAAATCACCTTGCCCCGGCACCGGCCCGCTTCCCGTTGAATAAACGGGCTTTCGGCATTCAGGACGGCAAACCCGACGGAAGGAATTTGCTCAAGGATTTCACCTTTGGCTTCAGCGATATTGCTCAAAGTTCCCAAAAGTTCCAGGTGGGTTTCATTGATGTTGGTAATTACAGCTCCCATTGGCCTCGCGATTTCACAGAGGGTGTGAATTTGTCCCGGCCCACGCATGGCCATCTCCACCACCGCCGCCTCATAGCTTTCATCCAGTTCCAAAAGCGTTAGTGGAAGTCCGATTTCATTGTTAAAGTTGCCTTCGTTTTTCAGAGTGCGCAGGCGTGCGCCTAAAACCGAGGCAATCATGTCCTTGGTTGTAGTCTTGCCGGTGCTCCCGGTAACCCCCACCAGAGACGCTCCGGACCGCTGCCTGTTATAGGCGGCCAGGGACTGCAGAGCAGATAGAGTATTCTCCACCATAACCACCGGCACACCGGGGGGCAAATCCTCCAGGCGACTTACCACCAATCCTCCGGCCCCGGCTGCGACGGCCTGAGACAGGAAGCTGTGAGCATCGTACCGCTCCCCAACCAGCGCGAAAAACAGGGCGTTTGCTCTCATCTTACGGGTATCGGTGGCTACCGAAGTAAAAACAGCCGCAGGGTCTCCCTGCATCACCCTGCCCCTTAGGACTGACGCTATTTCTCTAATGGAAGTTGAGATCAAAACAGGTTACCTCCCGGCTTTAAGCCTGCAGCGCTCCCAAGGCGGCCGCCGCCTCACTGCGGTCATCAAAAGGATACTTTTGCGTACCTATGATTTGGTAGTCCTCGTGGCCTTTACCGGCTATAACCACCACATCACCCTTTTGGGCCATTCTGACAGCCAGTTGGATGGCGCGGCGCCGGTCCGGTTCAACTGTATAGCTGTTATTCTCCGCCACGGGCTCCAGTCCTTTTTCGATATCCCTGATAATGTCCAGCGGCGCCTCCGTACGCGGGTTATCTGAAGTAACCAGCATGTAATCACTATAACCGGCCGCTATCCGGCCCATCAGAGGGCGCTTGGTACGGTCGCGGTCACCGCCGCAGCCGAAGACTGTAATCAGCTTGCCTGTCGTGATTTCGCGCGCGGTCTTTAAGACATTCTCCAGGCCGTCCGGTGTGTGGGCATAGTCTACAATAACTGCAAAATCCTGACCCGCGTCAACCAGTTCAAAACGGCCGGGGACACCCGGCATACCTTCCAGGGCTTTCTTGATAACCTCCACAGGTATACCCATTGCCGCACAGGCGGTAAAAGCAGCCAGGGTGTTGTACACGTTAAAAAGTCCTGTTATTCGCAAATCCAGGGGACAGCGGCCCCATTTTCCGGTAACGGTAAAACTGACCCCTCTGGCGCTGACATCGATATCCTCCGCCCGCACATCTGCGGAAGTTTTAATCCCATAGGTATACACCTCAACACCAGCTGCGGCCTCGATGATGGAACCGGCGTAAGCGTCGTCGGCGTTGACCACCGCGCATTTACCTCTCTTGGCTCCGGGTTCCGCCAGTTTGCGAAACAAGGCTTGTTTCGCTTCCAGATAACTTTGCATATCAGGGTGAAAGTCAAGGTGGTCCTGGGTCAGGTTGGTAAAGACGGCCGTATCAAATTCACAGCCATCCACACGGTGCAGGGCCAGAGCGTGGGATGATACTTCCATCACACAGTCACTCACCTGTTCTGTCGCCATCTCGTGCAGGAGTTCCTGCAGGTCCGTGGATTCCGGAGTGGTATGACTAACCACCAGTTTTCTGGCGCCGATACGGTTGTGAATTGTACCGACCAGACCGGTTTTACGGCCTGCCTCGTCAAGCACGGAGGCAATCAGGTTGGTCGTGGTGGTTTTGCCGTTCGTCCCCGTTACACCAACCATTCTCATATTGGTGGAGGGGTTGCCGTAAAAGCTGGCTGACATTAACGCCAGCGCCTGTCTGCTGTCTGCGACAAGCGCCCAAGCTACGTTTGGCGGTACGGTAACAGCTTTCTGCGCCACCACAGCGACCGCTCCCTTTTCCACCGCCTGGGGTATATATTCGGCGCCGTCATGCTTAAAGCCCTGCACCGCGACAAACAGAAAACCAGGCTCAACCTTACGGGAATCATAGGTTATACCGGTAAGCACTGTATTCTGGGGACCATCCGCGGCATGGACCTCGACCGATTTAAGCAATTCCTGAAAAAGCACGTTGTCGCCTCCTAACTTTTAAGCTTAGAGCTATCAGTTACATATGATATACTATTATTTCCATCTTCAGTTAAATTATTCCAACTACGATATCCACTGTTATAGTTGAAGAGGATGGCCCGTTTCCTGATCGAAACCCGGCCAACCTCTTGGTATCATAAAACCGTCTATTAGATATTGTTTAATCGTGTAATTCCTGGGGTTGAAAATCCACCGTAATAGTTGTCCCTTTGGGCACCCTGGCGCCAGGCGCCTCTTTTTGCCCCACAGCAATACCACTGCCGGCCGGATTCAGGTGCAGGCCCAGTTTTTCCAGGATACCGCCGGCCTCTTTGATGGTCAAACCTTTCAGGTCAGGTACGGTAACCTGGTCTGCCGGAACAGCCTCGGGCGGGTTCAGGTTGAGAATTACTGTGGTTCCGCTGAGCACCTCGGCGCCTCCGTTTGGCACCTGTTTGTAAACAATATTCCCTTCACCCTGCACTTGTACGGCCAAACCGCTGTTATTCAACACCTTTTTGGCGTCTTCCAGCGGGTAATTAACTACGCTGGGCACAGTAGTTTTCAGTTTGGGCTCTTCAAAAATAAAGGGAGAATTCGGCTTCTCCAGAGCCGGCCTTTCAGGTACCTTCATGTAGCGCAGGGTGTCTGAAGCGATGGCTTTGAAAACAGGAGCGGCTACCTGACTCCCGTAATAGTTACCCCCTTGGGGCTCGGCGACCATCACCAGGCAGGCCAGTTGAGGGTCGTCGGCGGGGGCAAAACCCATAAAAGAAGCAACATATTTACCGTCGGCATAGCCGCCTCTCTCAACAACTTGAGCCGTACCGGTTTTTCCCGCAGCCCCGTACCCATCCACGAAAGCGTTCCGGCCGGATCCTTTAAGGACTACATTTTTCAGAAGGCCCATCAAGGTCTGGGCGGTATTGTTCGAGATCACCTGCCGGACAGGCTCAGGCTTAAATTCCTTGACAACTTTGCCATTCACATCGGTAACTGCTTTAACCAGGGTCGGTTTCAGCAGAAGGCCACCGTTGGCAACAGCCGACGCGGCGGTTATCAGCTGAATGGGTGTCACGGCAATGGACTGGCCAATGGACATGGTGGCTATGTTTAGGTCGGTAGCTTCATTCTCAGGGATCTGGATGCCAACTGCCTCGCCGGGCAGGCAGATCGAAGTCTTGTCGCCAAGTCCAAAGGCGTTAATATACTTATAAAATTTTTCCTTGCCCAGGTTTAAGCCTACTGTTACGAACCCCGGGTTGCATGAATTTTGCACTACCTCTTCAAAAGTCTGGGAACCGTGCCCCCCATCATACCAACAATGGATCACGCGGTCCGCCACCTTGATATAGCCGGGATCAAAGAAGGTGTCGGATGTCCTTACCGCCCCCTCTTCCAGTGCGGCTGCAGCGGTTATAATTTTGAAAGTGGAACCCGGTTCATAATTATAATAAATGCTGGGGTTGTGATCCCAGACATCCTGGGGATAATTCCGCCAGTCTCCGGGATTAAAAGTCGGCCGGTTGCCCATAGCCAATATTTCGCCTGTTTTCGGGTCCATTACAATGATCACCGCCAGCTTCGGGTGATGCTGTTCAACGATCTTGTCCAGTTCTCTTTCGACAAAAAACTGAATAGTTTGGTCAATCGTTAGTACCAGATTATTGCCCGGCACAGGTGGGATGAACTGGTGAAGCGCCTGGGGAATGTTATTGCCCACGGCATCTTTTTCAATAACAATACGTCCCGGCGTACCTTTTAACTCATTGTCGTAGACGCTTTCCAGCCCGGTCAGACCTTGGTTGTCATCACCGGCAAAACCCAGGACATGGGCAGCCAGGTTCTCCTGGCGGTAAAAGCGCTGATTCTCTTCCACCAGTTCAACACCGCTAAGATCTAAGGCTTTTAAGTTTTGGGACGACTGGTAATCAATTCGCCTTTTGAGCCAGACAAAGCCCACATTTTGAGTGAGCTTCTTGTAGACATCCTCCTTATCCATACCAAGGGCCAAGGCAATATTGTCGGCCGCAGCCCGTTTGTCCTCAATTTGGGGGGGGAAGGCGTAAGCGGAATCAACACTGACACTGGTTACCAGTTCCTGACCGTTGCGATCAAATATGGTCCCCCGCTTGGCTTCCACCGGAACATCCCGCATACGAACCTCAAGAGCTTCCTGCCTGAGCCGGTCTCCTTCAACAAGCTGGAGCCAACCCAGTCGAACGATTAAAATAAGAAACATTCCTCCCGCTATCAGAAAGAGTCCGGTTATTCTTTTCCGGATTAAGAGATTCGTTGTTTGCATATGTTACCCCCTTGGAGCCTGCCCCGATGTTACGACCCGGCCAGGTCTTGTTTTCCAACCGGTTAACAAGCTCGTTGAATGCTCTGACCAGAAGGCTCCCGCTATCACCGGTAAGGGGGCTGCCGGCGGCTTTCGCACCGGCATCGGGCAGCGGCTGCGTCTTATCGGCAACAGCCAGCATAAGGACATTGCTGCTGTCCGGCTTGACCATTCCTAGTTTATTGACTGCCAGCGTCTCGACCCGATCCAGCGAAGCCAGTTGTTGGACTCTCTCATCCAGGTCATGGTTTTCCACCCTTAAGACGGCCAGCTCTTGTTGCAAACTACTGATCTGATACCCAAGCTTGAATACTCTGGCTTGAAAATATGTGATCATGATACCAAGGGCAAAACCCAATAAAACCATCCCAATCAGCAAAATCTTGGGTCCCCTTGACGAGCGCTTGAGCCTGCGATTTTTTTTCGGTCTGGGCCGGTCCGCTGACAACCCGTAGAAGCCTGTCTTATCCTGAGCTACGATCAATATTATTCAACCTCCGGAGTGAATAGAACTTCAGCCAAGGTAGATTGTTCCATGATCGTCTTATAGTGGTTAATCTTTTAAACTTTTTCACCTATTCTAAGTTTGGCGCTTCTAGCCCTGGGGTTAACCGCCAATTCCTCTTCTGATGGGAGAACCGGCTTGGTGGTAACAATCTGCAGCGCCTTTTTACGCCCACAAACACACACCGGAAAATCCCGCGGGCAGATGCAGGGCGAGGCCAGTTCCCGAAACAGGTCCTTAATAATCCGGTCCTCCAAAGAGTGAAAGGTGATTACACAGACCCGTCCACCGGGTTTCAAGACATGCACGGCTGATTTGACAGCAGCCTTTAAAATCTCCAGCTCACCGTTTACAGCTATGCGCAAGGCCTGAAAAGTACGTTTGGCCGGGTGAGGACCTTCCCGCCTAGCCCCGGCGGGTACCGCTTTTTTTATAACTTCAACCAGTGCTCCGGTTGTTTCAATGGGGCGCCGCTTTCTCTCCTCACCTATAAATTCCGCAATCCTGGAGGCCCAGCGCTCTTCCCCGTATTTTCTGATTGTTTCAGTCAGTTCCTCCACTGTCATATTGTTAACCAGCATCCCGGCCGTGATTTCACGCTCCGGATCCATTCTCATATCCAACGGGGCATCATGCTGGTAGCTGAATCCCCTGGCCGGGTTGTCAAGCTGGTAAGAGGATGTTCCAAGATCAAATAAAACTCCGTCTACGGTCAGAATGCCAAGGTCGTCCAACACCTCAACCAGCCGGCTGAAGTTGGATCTGACCAGAATCACCCTTGGCTTATAGGAAATCAGCCTTTTCCCCGCAGCGAGAATCGCCTCCGGGTCCTGATCTAAAGCCACCAGGCGGCCGTCCGGCCCGCTTCCTTTAAGAATCAGTTCACTGTGCCCGCCCCCACCCAGGGTGCAATCCACATAAACACCGCCCGGCTTTAGTTTAAGCCCCTGGACAACTTCAGCGGCTAAAACCGGCAGGTGACTGAAATCCATAAATCCTCCTTTTAGACCATTACTTACCAATAAAAAACCCTAGTTTTAAATATAAACCAACCTGGTTAAATATCAAGGTTCAAATCCACAATTTTTTCAGCAATTTCCTCATAAGAAGAAGCCGCCTGTCGACTGTAATTTTCCCACTGATTGCCGGCCCAGATTTCCACGCGTGATGAAACCCCGATTACCACCACGTCCTTTTCCAGGCGGGCGTAATCACGTAAATTTCCCGGGATTAATATTCTTCCCTGTTTATCAACTTCACATTCGGCGGCCCCTGAGAAAAAAAACCGAACAAAGGCCCGGGCATCACCCTTTGTAAAGGGCAAGCACTTCAGTTTTTGCTCAAGCGCATCCCATTCAGACTGCGGGTAAGCAAAAAGACATCCGTCGAGACCTTTTGTCAACACAAAATGGTCCCCCAGGCCTTGTCGGAAGCGGGCTGGGATAAAGAGTCTTCCTTTGCTATCTATTGCATGCTGGTATTCACCCATGAACATGGCAGGCAGCTCCAGTACGCTTCAACTTACACCACTAATCACCACTTTAACCCACTTATTCTATATATGAAGATGATATCCTTCATCCAAAATGCATTTTTATTATTTTTTTTATCCAACAACAAAAAAAGGCCGCAACTGGGCGACCCTAATTTTTGAAGCTGATTATATTCTGATCAAATTCCTCTTCCGACGATTAAATGAAGTAATCTCCCTGTATCCGGCTGCTCTTACCAACTTCAGGGCCTCATCCAGACCCGCGCCAACCTGATCGGGGGCATGGGCGTCCGACCCCAAAGTTACGGGAATGCCATGCCGGTAAAATATCGCAAGCAGGGAAGGGGCCGGATATATTTCCCGGGCCGGATACCTGAGCCCGGCCGAATTCACCTCCACGCAAACCCCGGCCTTCTTAAAAGCCCGCGCCGTTTCTTCATATAGAGGTGACAGGTCACGCTCCAGACGAAAACCGAATTTTTTGATCAGGTCAGGGTGGGCCATAATATCAAAAAGCCCGCTCAGGGCTGCCCGCTGAACAAGTTTAAAATACTGCTCGTAGACTGCTCCCAATTCCCTTTTGCCGTACTCCCCTATTTCAGCAGGGTTGTCAAACCCCCACCCGTCAATAAAGTGCACCGAGCCGATAACATAATCAAAAGGGTAGGCGGCAAGTTCGAAAGCCAGCTTTTTCTCGAATCCGGGGACATAATCCACCTCAATTCCAAGCTTTACTTTAATAGGAGATACTCCGGCGCCCTGTTTTACCAGTTCCACATAAAGCGGGAGTTGATTTTCGGACATGGCATAATCAGGTATGATTTCCCCCGGCGCCAGGAAATAAAGAGGAAAGTGATCGGAAAA encodes:
- the murG gene encoding undecaprenyldiphospho-muramoylpentapeptide beta-N-acetylglucosaminyltransferase; amino-acid sequence: MRIVVAGGGTGGHIYPALAIARGLKERHPEAEILYVGNNQGMEADIVPKEGLPFKGLAGAGLERKLSMRNFLVLWRTGLGFWQAARTLRNWKPDVVIGTGGYVCGPVVLAAALSRIPTLIHEQNALPGVTNRILARFVDRVAVTFKESVKYFPRSHKVILTGLPVRPEILRATRPEGLKKLGIGADRFLLFSFGGSRGARTLNKAMVDVIKQFGGDPRLSILHVTGSAGYEEFLEDCAAKGIDLAKTGNVTIISYLYSMQDALAAAGLVISRAGAATCAEITALGIPSILVPYPFAAENHQEHNALALEKEGAALMFLDRKVSGDLLCTRIAGLLEDRGKLAAMAEASRKMGKTRALEDIIDCVDELVR
- the spoVE gene encoding stage V sporulation protein E: MRPKKSSADFLLFLTVLSLVSLGVIMVFSASEYSTLIYYNDSFYFFKRQLLWALLGLTAMYIMSNYDYQRLKQYVIPFMVVSFIMLALVLVPGIGREVNGSRRWIGIGPLPFAPAELVKLSVILFTAYGLSRQKERVKQFSKGVLPYMCVLGLAAILIMLQPDLGTTISLGGIVFVMIFAAGARMSHLGGIGLAGLAAVGLLIIMEPYRLKRFLAFLDPWADPQGDGFHIIQGLYAIGSGGLFGLGLGQSKQKFLYLPENHTDFIFAITAEELGFIGAALVIILFTLFVWRGLKIAVTSQDPFACLLATGITAWVGVQAIINIGVVTGSLPVTGIPLPFISSGGTSLLFTMTGVGILLNISKFSRAR
- the murD gene encoding UDP-N-acetylmuramoyl-L-alanine--D-glutamate ligase, giving the protein MELKDKRVLVVGAGKSGLAVAHFLTNKGAAVVLADSFNPAYPGGELNRLAAAGVNLSLGGYPEVKRESFDLVVMSPGVPLTVEPARLALEHGIELTGELELAYRFSSAPLVAVTGTNGKTTTTTLLGEIFRNAGKNTLVGGNIGTPLVTEVERYGPKDMIVAEVSSFQLETTNTFKPKVALVLNITPDHLDRHITMEGYVDAKAKIFANQEAGDFTVLNYDDPRTAALAGSTRARVIFFSRRTAVPEGVYVKEGRITARLGEVEEYICGQDELGIPGAHNLENALAAVAAAKSLGVATTSLAHTLKTFKGVAHRLEFVADINGVRYINDSKGTNPDASIKALEAYPEKIVLIAGGKNKGSDFGSFAEKVKERARVLVVLGQSAGAIADAARARGFDNILYANDFKDAVVLAHQAARPGEIVLLSPACASWDMFKSFEERGDLFKEVVLGFK
- the mraY gene encoding phospho-N-acetylmuramoyl-pentapeptide-transferase, translated to MEFLGKAFAIALVVTLAMGLLLIPWLKRLKFGQNIRSDGPSRHLQKAGTPTMGGIIFLAGIFVAVLLIAPERVDALVVLAITLGYGLIGFLDDYIKIVLRRSLGLRAREKLLGQIILAVLLAYGVVFWWDRGTALVLPFSGYFMSGGIQLELGWWPFLAFTLLVVVGTANAVNLTDGLDGLAAGTSLLAAAAMMLIALKVDKYGVAAVMAALSGGCLGFLFYNRHPARVFMGDTGSLALGGGLGAAAVVTRSELFFVIIGGIFVVEVLSVIIQVISFQTTGRRIFRMSPLHHHFELGGWSENRVVLTFWVITLLLGITGLAGLYRLGSP
- a CDS encoding UDP-N-acetylmuramoyl-tripeptide--D-alanyl-D-alanine ligase, translated to MISTSIREIASVLRGRVMQGDPAAVFTSVATDTRKMRANALFFALVGERYDAHSFLSQAVAAGAGGLVVSRLEDLPPGVPVVMVENTLSALQSLAAYNRQRSGASLVGVTGSTGKTTTKDMIASVLGARLRTLKNEGNFNNEIGLPLTLLELDESYEAAVVEMAMRGPGQIHTLCEIARPMGAVITNINETHLELLGTLSNIAEAKGEILEQIPSVGFAVLNAESPFIQREAGRCRGKVIYYGIDQPAEIRGENIRAEGTGSRFNAVIGGQTREFYLPLPGRHNVMNALAAIGVGLEMGLTVEEIAGGLSSVTLTGMRLEVIEGGSLKIINDAYNASPASTRAALGVLKDLAGGRRTVAVLGSMLELGARARGGHREVGETAAALGLDYLITVGELAGHIGEGAVDAGFPPEKVFRRQDYDSAVKILEGLLQEGDVVLVKGSRGMKMERFVQRLLERSQSLSGPGAPIITDN